Proteins co-encoded in one Bacillus sp. FSL H8-0547 genomic window:
- a CDS encoding exodeoxyribonuclease VII small subunit, with protein MSEKKEVTFEQAMEELEEIVEKLEEGDVPLEKAIAYFQDGMKLSKLCHDKLQSVEKQMDLILREDGELAPFDLQEEE; from the coding sequence ATGAGTGAAAAAAAAGAGGTTACGTTTGAACAGGCTATGGAAGAGCTTGAGGAAATTGTGGAAAAGCTTGAAGAAGGCGATGTTCCGCTGGAAAAAGCGATTGCCTACTTTCAGGACGGCATGAAGCTGTCAAAGCTTTGCCACGATAAGCTTCAATCGGTTGAAAAGCAAATGGACCTTATTCTCCGCGAAGACGGGGAGCTTGCGCCGTTTGACCTTCAGGAGGAAGAATGA
- a CDS encoding polyprenyl synthetase family protein: MMNLSQFLSSRKEMIEARLPEYISSLHAPAVIKEAMSYSLTAGGKRLRPALVLAVLRAFGKEEEMGIPAACAVEMIHTYSLIHDDLPAMDNDDLRRGKPTNHKVFGEAMAILAGDGLLTHSFGVISDQQDISAEMRLSLISELVRASGAEGMVGGQVADMQGEGKTLSLTELEYIHEHKTAKLLGFSIMAGAILAEAEADEKEMLRTFSYHLGIAFQIQDDILDIEGQQAKIGKPVGSDEGNQKTTYPALLTLEGAKEKLAGHIAQAKGILSEMKIDSSLLEELCDLIASRDH, encoded by the coding sequence ATGATGAACCTCAGCCAGTTTCTTTCTTCGAGAAAAGAAATGATTGAAGCAAGGCTGCCTGAGTACATCAGCAGCCTTCATGCTCCCGCTGTTATTAAAGAGGCAATGTCCTATTCCCTGACAGCAGGAGGCAAGCGTCTGCGTCCCGCGCTGGTTCTCGCGGTTCTCAGAGCTTTCGGAAAAGAAGAAGAAATGGGCATTCCTGCTGCATGCGCGGTTGAAATGATCCATACTTATTCTCTCATTCATGATGACCTCCCGGCGATGGACAATGATGATTTGCGAAGAGGCAAACCGACAAACCATAAAGTGTTTGGCGAAGCAATGGCGATTCTTGCGGGTGACGGTCTATTGACACACAGCTTCGGCGTCATATCAGACCAGCAGGACATCTCTGCAGAAATGCGTCTGTCTTTAATCAGTGAACTTGTGCGCGCATCGGGTGCAGAAGGGATGGTTGGAGGGCAGGTTGCTGATATGCAGGGTGAGGGGAAAACTCTTTCCCTTACGGAGCTCGAATACATACATGAGCATAAAACAGCAAAGCTTCTTGGCTTTTCCATCATGGCAGGAGCAATCCTTGCAGAAGCAGAAGCGGATGAAAAAGAAATGCTCAGAACGTTTTCCTATCATTTAGGTATCGCTTTTCAAATCCAGGATGATATTCTGGATATTGAAGGACAGCAGGCCAAGATCGGCAAGCCTGTCGGTTCAGATGAAGGAAATCAAAAAACAACCTATCCTGCTCTTCTCACCCTCGAGGGAGCAAAAGAAAAGCTTGCAGGCCATATTGCACAAGCAAAAGGCATCCTTTCAGAAATGAAGATAGATTCGTCTCTTCTAGAGGAGCTTTGCGATCTGATTGCTTCAAGAGACCATTAA